From the Candidatus Bipolaricaulota bacterium genome, the window CGATTATTTCGGGAGAAGGAAGAGTACAAGAAAGCGGATTGACCAACGGGAGGGAATAACGTGAAGATCGGATTGGCTCTTGCCTCGGGTGGGGCGCGTGGTTCAGCTCATGTGGGTGTCTTGAAGGTCCTTGAGCGTGAGGGGATCCGAATCTCCGCTGTTGCCGGCACGAGCATCGGGGCGGTAGTCGGCGGTGCGTACGCCGCTGGGCTTTCGGTCGAGCGCTTGGAGCAAGAGTGGCTCAAGACCGACCTGCCCCGGGTGATAAAGAGCTTTCTTCCAACTTTTCCGCGGGCGGGGTTGAGTTCGGGAGGTGAATTCCGCAAGGAACTTTATCATTTGTTAGGAGATATTCGAATCGAGGAGCTGGAGATGCCGTTCGCCGCCATGGCGACTGACATCGACACCGGCGAGGCGGTGGTGATCCGCGAAGGCCCCCTCTACGAGGCTATCCGTGCCTCGGCCTCCATCCCCGGGATTTTCCATCCGGTGCGGTGGAACGGACGTCTGCTCGTCGACGGCGGTCTGGTGGAGCCTCTTCCCGTCAGGATCTGTCGCGAGCTCGGAGCTGATTTAGTGATCGGGGTAGATATCGTCCCGGCGCCGTCC encodes:
- a CDS encoding patatin-like phospholipase family protein, with translation MKIGLALASGGARGSAHVGVLKVLEREGIRISAVAGTSIGAVVGGAYAAGLSVERLEQEWLKTDLPRVIKSFLPTFPRAGLSSGGEFRKELYHLLGDIRIEELEMPFAAMATDIDTGEAVVIREGPLYEAIRASASIPGIFHPVRWNGRLLVDGGLVEPLPVRICRELGADLVIGVDIVPAPSPTTAEGRRVWDRLGKALREGTENQRWIPGELTEFLDVLFKDRGGDERPLPGVYSIINQAVAIFQQEILRLKLTLWPADLLVHPKLPPRINYLTAAAGIKAGEAAMEEALPELRRVMSR